From the Pseudomonas monsensis genome, the window CTGGTGATTTTCGGCCTCGCGCAACTGGTCCAGTTGTGGCTCAGTGCCTTGACCGGCAACCGTCAGCCGACCCTTGCGCTGGTCCTTCCGGCACTGGTCAGTGCCTTGCTCTGGCCTTGGGTCAGCTTTGCTCTGCGTGGATTGCGCCGCCGCTACAAAATCAATTGATCCGGTGAAGCAGGGCACTGAACAGGGAGATGTTTTGATGAAGCCGCTTTACCTCGCCTCCGGATCGCCGCGTCGCCGTGAATTGCTCACGCAGATCGGCGTTCCATTCTCCGCCATCAGCGCGGACATCGACGAAACCCCGCTACCCGAAGAATCGCCTTCGGCTTATGTCGAGCGCCTGGCGCGCGGCAAGGCCGAGGCCGGGCAGTGCACGGTCGTTTCCGACGCAGCGTTCTGCGTCCTGGGCGCCGACACCGCAGTGGTGCTCGACGGCAAAATTCTTGGCAAACCGGTGGACGAAGCCGATGCATGCGCCATGCTGATGATGTTGTCTGGCAAGGAGCATGAAGTGCTGACTGCGATCGCCGTGCGCGAAGGCGAGCGCTGCGAGTCGCGGGTGGTGCGCAGTCTGGTGCGGTTTCGGCCGATCGGTCGCGACGAAGCCGCCGCCTATTGGGCCAGCGGCGAACCCCGGGACAAGGCCGGTGGCTATGGCATTCAGGGGCTTGGCGCGGTGTTTGTCGCCGGCCTCAACGGTAGCTATTCGGCGGTGGTCGGCCTGCCCGTTTGCGAAACCGCAGAACTGTTGGACCATTTCGGCATACCCTGTTGGCAAAACCTGAATGCGCAATAAGCGTCGTACACAAAAGATGCAGCCATTATCGTGAACATGCCTGAACGAGATCCTGCCATGAGTGAAGAGATTCTGATCAACATCACGCCGATGGAGTCGCGCGTGGCGGTGGTCGAAAACGGTGTGCTGCAAGAAGTGCATGTCGAGCGCACGCAAAAACGCGGGATCGTCGGCAACATCTATAAAGGCAAGATTGTCCGCGTACTCCCGGGCATGCAGGCAGCGTTCGTCGACATTGGACTGGACCGTGCCGCGTTCATTCACGCGGCGGAAATCTCCCTGCGTGAAGGGCCAGCAGTGGAGAGCATCAGTTCGCTGGTGCACGAAGGCCAGAGTCTGGTGGTGCAAGTCACCAAGGATCCGATCGGTTCCAAGGGCGCGCGCCTGACCACACAGTTGTCGATTCCTTCGCGCTATCTGGTCTACATGCCGCGCACCGCCCACGTTGGCATTTCCCTGAAAATCGAAGACGAAGCCGAGCGCGAGCGCCTCAAGCAGGTGGTCAGCGATTGTGTGGCCAAGGAAGAGATCAAGGAGGCGGGCGGGTTTATTCTGCGCACGGCCGCCGAAGGTGCCGGTGCCGACGAGATCCTCATGGACATCCGTTATCTGCGCCGTCTGTGGGATCAGATCAACGAGCAGATCAAAACCATCGCTGCACCGAGCGTGATCTACGAAGACCTTGGCCTGGCGTTGCGCACCCTGCGTGATCTGGTCAATCCGAAGATCGAGAAGATCCGCATTGATTCGCGGGAAACCTTCCAGAAAACCACGCAGTTCGTCGCCGAACTGATGCCGGAAATCGCCGATCGTCTGGAACACTACCCGGGCGAGCGACCGATTTTCGATCTGTATGGCGTCGAAGACGAAATCCAGAAGGCCCTCGAGCGCAAGGTGCCGTTGAAGTCCGGTGGTTATCTGGTGGTCGATCCGGCGGAAGCCATGACCACCATTGATGTGAACACCGGGGCGTTCGTCGGCCATCGCAATCTGGAAGAAACCATCTTCAAGACCAATCTCGAAGCGGCCACGGCGATTGCCCGGCAGATGCGCCTGCGCAATCTCGGCGGGATCATCATCATCGACTTCATCGACATGGAAGACGAAGAGCATCAGCGCCAGGTGCTGCGCACCCTGGAAAAACAGCTGGAGCGCGATCACGCCAAGACCAACATCATCGGCATCACCGAGCTGGGCCTGGTGCAGATGACCCGCAAGCGTACGCGTGAAAGTCTTGAGCAGGTATTGTGCGAACCGTGCAGCAGTTGTCAGGGGCGCGGCAAACTGAAGACGGCGGAAACCATCTGTTATGAGATCTTCCGCGAGATTCTTCGCGAGGCCCGCGCCTATCAGGCCGAGGGTTATCGAGTGCTGGCGAACCAGAAAGTGGTCGATCGCCTGCTCGACGAAGAATCCGGTAACGTCGCCGAGCTTGAAGGGTTCATCGGTCGCACCATACGCTTTCAGGTGGAAACCATGTATTCCCAGGAACAATACGACGTGGTGCTGCTCTGATCACCTGCGTCACATTCAATCCACCGCGGCTGGCCTCAGCTTTTCGCAGTATTTTCGCCATGGGAGCCAACTGACATGGAGCGTCTGACACGCATTCTGGCCGCGCTCACCCGTTGGGGATTGGGCCTGTGCGCGTTGGTTCTGGTGTTGATGGCGTTGTACGTCAGTCTTGGCCGTGAGCTGACCCCGCTGGTGGCCGAGTATCGCGCCGACATCGAAGACAAGGCCAGTGCGGCTTTGGGCATGCCGCTGCAGATCGGTGAGCTGGAAGGCAACTGGAGCGGGTTTGCGCCGATCCTGCTCGCCCACGACGTCATGGTTGGCGACGGCGCCAATGCTCTGCGCCTGGATCGGGTGCGTGCCGTACCGGATCTGTGGGCCAGCCTGTTGACCCGCGAAGTGCGCATCGCTCATCTTGAACTCAACGGTCTGAAGATCAGCCTCAAGGAGGCGGCGGACGGCCGTTGGGCGCTGGAAGGTCTGCCGGTGCAGAACGATCAGCCGCTCGATCCGCAGCAACTGTTCAACCGCTCGCAAATGATCCAGCAACTGTCGGTGCTCGACAGTCAGGTGACCTTGCAGCCGCAGGATCACGCGCCAATGACGCTGACCTATGTCGGCCTCAACCTGAAAACCGGCGCCAGTCGGCAACGCCTCGATGCGCGTTTGACCCTGCCGGATGGCCAGCCCGTTGCGCTGAGCCTGCGTACGCGGATCCGTCCTGATCAATGGCAGGACAGTGTGGTGGACGGCTATGCCAGCCTGCCGCAAAGCGACTGGGCGAAGTGGTTGCCCGAGCGCTTGACCCGGCAATGGCATTTCGCCGAGCTCAAGGCCGGTGGCGAGCTCTGGTTCAACTGGGCCGAGGGTGCCCTGCAAAGTGCCTCGCTGCGCCTGAACGCGCCGCAACTGACCGGTGCCTATGCCGAGCGCAAACCGATTCAGATACACAATCTGGCGCTCAACGCTTACTACCGTAACAGCGCCGAGGGTGCGACGGTCACCTTCGATTCACTGGCGATGAGCATTGGCGAAACCCGCTGGGAATCGCGCGTGCAGCTGCAGCAGACCCGTGCGAGTGACAACGTTGAAGAGCTTTGGCATCTGCAGGCCGATCGCCTCGACCTGACCCCGCTCACCCCGTTGCTCAACGCCCTGGGGCCATTGCCGCAAGGTTTCGCCACCGTGGTCGATCACCTCAACGTCACCGGCGGCCTGCGTAATGTGTTGCTGGATTTCCGACCCAACGCCACTGATGGCAGCAAGTTCAGCTTCGCGGCCAATCTCGATAGCGTCGGTTTCGATGCCTATCACGGTGCGCCGGCCGCCCGTAATGTCAGTGGCAGTCTCAGCGGTAACCTCGACGGTGGCGAGTTGCGCATGGACAGTAAGGATTTCGTCCTGCACCTTGATCCGATCTTCGCCAAGCCCTGGCAGTATCTGCAGGCCAATGCGCGGCTGACCTGGAAACTCGA encodes:
- a CDS encoding Maf family protein; amino-acid sequence: MKPLYLASGSPRRRELLTQIGVPFSAISADIDETPLPEESPSAYVERLARGKAEAGQCTVVSDAAFCVLGADTAVVLDGKILGKPVDEADACAMLMMLSGKEHEVLTAIAVREGERCESRVVRSLVRFRPIGRDEAAAYWASGEPRDKAGGYGIQGLGAVFVAGLNGSYSAVVGLPVCETAELLDHFGIPCWQNLNAQ
- the rng gene encoding ribonuclease G, with amino-acid sequence MSEEILINITPMESRVAVVENGVLQEVHVERTQKRGIVGNIYKGKIVRVLPGMQAAFVDIGLDRAAFIHAAEISLREGPAVESISSLVHEGQSLVVQVTKDPIGSKGARLTTQLSIPSRYLVYMPRTAHVGISLKIEDEAERERLKQVVSDCVAKEEIKEAGGFILRTAAEGAGADEILMDIRYLRRLWDQINEQIKTIAAPSVIYEDLGLALRTLRDLVNPKIEKIRIDSRETFQKTTQFVAELMPEIADRLEHYPGERPIFDLYGVEDEIQKALERKVPLKSGGYLVVDPAEAMTTIDVNTGAFVGHRNLEETIFKTNLEAATAIARQMRLRNLGGIIIIDFIDMEDEEHQRQVLRTLEKQLERDHAKTNIIGITELGLVQMTRKRTRESLEQVLCEPCSSCQGRGKLKTAETICYEIFREILREARAYQAEGYRVLANQKVVDRLLDEESGNVAELEGFIGRTIRFQVETMYSQEQYDVVLL